In the Pedobacter cryoconitis genome, AGAACCTATCCTGGCGGGCACAATTTATGTTGCGCCGTCCGATTATCATACATTGATCGAAAAAGACAAAAGTTTTTCACTCGATTATTCAGAAAAAATAAATTATTCCCGTCCGGCAATAGACGCTACTTTTCAAACGGCTGCTGAAGTTTACAGAACTAAATTAGTGTGTTTATTGCTCTCAGGATCTAATTCTGACGGCGTAAACGGGTTAATCAGTGTAAAAGCCTGGGGTGGAATTACTGCAATTCAGGACCCCGCTACAGCCCAGGTTTCCTACATGCCGCAGCAAGCTGCAATTCATGCTAAAATAGATTACACTTTACGCATTGAAGATATGACAGAATTCATAAATTTGTTGTCCTAATCTATACTCTTAAATGGCCGAACAAAAAAAAGTATTCATTTTTGACGATAATACCGACATACTTGAATTATGTACCTTTATTCTGGAAGACGCAGGTTATGAAATCAAAACCTCTTCTACTTCGAATAATATCATAGAACAGGTTATGGCCTATATTCCGGATATTATCTTTATGGATAACTGGTTACCTGACGTGGGTGGTATTGATGCCACCAGAGCGTTAAAAAGTGATGAAAAACTAAAGAATATTCCGGTTATCTATTTTTCTGCCAACAATGATGTAATGTCTCTGGCAGATCAGGCAGGTGCAGACGGTTAT is a window encoding:
- a CDS encoding chemotaxis protein CheB, with amino-acid sequence MKACEALIIGGSAGSLDVLLKVLPGLSAALSFPIIIVVHRKHGADSLLPELLSGRTSLIVKEIDEKEPILAGTIYVAPSDYHTLIEKDKSFSLDYSEKINYSRPAIDATFQTAAEVYRTKLVCLLLSGSNSDGVNGLISVKAWGGITAIQDPATAQVSYMPQQAAIHAKIDYTLRIEDMTEFINLLS
- a CDS encoding response regulator, which translates into the protein MAEQKKVFIFDDNTDILELCTFILEDAGYEIKTSSTSNNIIEQVMAYIPDIIFMDNWLPDVGGIDATRALKSDEKLKNIPVIYFSANNDVMSLADQAGADGYLSKPFDIQELENIILKHLPA